In Zingiber officinale cultivar Zhangliang chromosome 6A, Zo_v1.1, whole genome shotgun sequence, a single genomic region encodes these proteins:
- the LOC121995868 gene encoding putative F-box protein PP2-B12 gives MGKEKEDSGIEKLPEGCIAHAIAHTSPLDACRSSAVSTTFRAAADSDLVWHRFLPADTLSILSSALRPFEYSSKRDLFFRLCDSILIDGGKMSMWLERSTGAKCYMISARELSIVWGDTPQYWQWISLPDSRFSEVAELMNVCWMEIRGCIQSKMLTPQTTYAAYLIFKLADWSRGLDIPPQEASVTVGLRSSTTLVRLQPRRDTVRARRNRIRFGLLMPVEAPAVHTLNNGDEAEEVGERDPPPPTPPLARDNGWMEVALGEFYNEKGEDGEVVISFTEIKGGHWKKGLIVQGIEIRPKHRK, from the exons ATGGGGAAGGAAAAGGAGGATTCGGGGATCGAGAAGCTTCCGGAGGGCTGCATCGCCCACGCCATCGCCCACACGTCGCCCCTCGACGCCTGCCGCTCCTCCGCCGTCTCCACCACCTTCCGCGCCGCCGCCGATTCCGACCTTGTCTGGCACCGGTTCCTCCCCGCCGACACCCTCTCCATCCTCTCGAGCGCCCTCCGTCCCTTCGAGTACTCCTCCAAGCGCGACCTCTTCTTCCGACTCTGCGACTCGATCCTCATCGACGGCGGCAAGATG AGTATGTGGCTGGAGAGATCGACCGGTGCCAAGTGCTACATGATCTCTGCCCGGGAACTCTCGATCGTGTGGGGCGACACGCCTCAATACTGGCAGTGGATCTCTTTGCCCGACTCCAG ATTCTCAGAGGTGGCCGAGCTGATGAACGTATGCTGGATGGAGATTCGTGGCTGCATCCAAAGCAAGATGCTGACCCCCCAAACAACCTACGCTGCATATCTCATCTTCAAGCTTGCCGACTGGTCCCGCGGCCTCGATATACCCCCTCAAGAAGCCTCTGTCACGGTCGGCCTCCGCTCATCCACCACCCTCGTCCGCTTGCAGCCTCGCAGAGACACCGTGCGGGCGCGGAGAAATCGAATTCGATTCGGACTCTTGATGCCAGTGGAGGCTCCAGCTGTGCACACTTTGAATAATGGTGACGAGGCAGAGGAGGTGGGTGAGAGAGATCCTCCGCCGCCGACACCGCCATTGGCGAGGGATAATGGGTGGATGGAAGTGGCACTAGGGGAGTTTTACAACGAGAAGGGGGAAGATGGGGAAGTCGTCATAAGCTTCACGGAGATCAAGGGTGGACATTGGAAGAAGGGTCTCATCGTCCAGGGAATTGAGATCAGGCCCAAGCACAGGAAGTAG